One Actinomycetota bacterium genomic window, TGGAGACGGCCCGGCTGGCGGCCGGGCAGGCCGCCGTGGGAACCGCCGAGTCCGCGTCGAAGTAGGCCGGGACCGATAGCGGGACCAGCCCGTCCCGGCTAGGGAGAATCCGCCGGCCACCCCTCGGATTTCCTCCCAACGGGGGATTCGAACGCGCGTTCGTTTCCTCTATCCTCGGGGCAATCCATCTCCCCCTCCAGACCAAGGAGGTGGAACGTGCATGTGAGGTTCGGCCGTAAGGGCGGTCGTTTCCTCCCCCTGGGGGTGGCGGTGCTGCTGGCTCTCCCGGCGCTGACGGGCTGGCACTACGCCAAGCAAGGCTGGCGAGACCATCACATCGGGTACCCGCCGGTGCCGTCGGGCTACACCCAGATCGTCAACACGTTCGGGCAGCCCTGCAACAGCAACGCGCACGCGGTGTGGATGGCCGTGACCCTGGCCGACACGGGTGTCACCAAGACGGTGTGGTTCCACAAGAAGCTGGGCGGCATGGCCACCGAGATGCTGTCCGGGAAGGGCGGCTCGTCGACCAACCTGGACAACGACGTCTTCGGCCACATCAAGAACAACCACCTGACCCAGTACGTGAAGACGGACGTGGGGAGCTATGCCTGCCGGACCATGAGCGGATCGAGCGCGTGGAGCACCCACGCGTGGGGCATCGCCATCGACGTCTCGTGGCAGTACGAGCCCAATCACCAGTGCTACTCGACGACCAACTACAACTTCTCCTCGATCTTCCAGTCGCACGGGTGGACCTGGGGCCTGGCCTGGTGTGACCCCATGCACTTCCAATACGCGACCAACTACTAGGGCAAGGAGGGAGCCATGCGACGCGCAATCGCGATTGGGATCGGCCTGGTGCTGGGGGCGGCGGTCGGCGTGGCGGTGCTGGCCGTGGCCGGCCATGGCGCCGCTGGAGGCCAGACCGAGCCGCCGGCCTTCTACGACCCCTCCGTGCCGAGGATTCCCGAGGACAGCGGCACCGGAGAGCAACTCCTGCTCGTGGTGGGCGGAGGATTCGCGACCCAGCAGGAGGCCGAGTCCGCCGACGCCCAGCTCTCGTTCGGTGACATCCAGGGCTACTACGTCGTCCCCGCCAGTGCCTACCTCGGCCTGTCGGCGAGCCTGCCGAGCGGCGCCTCCTACGTCCTCGCGTCGGCCTTTCGGACCCGAGCGGGCGCCGAGGAGTTCGCTGCCCTGGCCGGATCGGCCGGCGCTCCGGCACGCATCGTCGGGCCGGTGACGTCGCTGGGTGGGCCCTACGCCGGGTTGGGACAGGAAGCCGACCCGAGTGGCCAGGGACCGCTCCTGCACGCACTGTCGCCCGAGGAGCAGGCTGCGCTCCAGTGACGTCCTCGCCGGCGCTCGGGGTCCTGGTGGTGGTGGTGGTCGGGTTCGGCCTGATCGCATCGGGATGTGGTGGCGGCGCCGGGCCGGAGCCCACGGCGCCTGGCCGGACTGCCGGGACCGGGGTTCCGGTATGCGAGCCCGAGTTCCGGCCGCCGCCCGGATTCGCGGCCCGGGGAACCTTCACTGTGCGGGAGTCGGATCACGTGGGGAAGCGGATCTCGTACACCGACGGGCGCGGCCGGATCCTGGTGTTCGCCTCCGGCATCACCGGGGAGTTCGGTGAGGGCGAGCCCGTCGCCGGTACCGTCTCGGTCACCAGCGGGGAGCGCGCGCGGCTGCTGGGACGCGGCTCCGCGTGGTTCCTGTTGTGGTCCGGCCCGGCTCCCTGCGTGAACCGGGCCGTGGTGGGCAGGGGTCTCGATCGGACCGGGTTCCTGCGACTGCTGGAACGATCGGGGGTGGTCGCCCCGAGGACCTGAGCCGCGACCTCACCGGGCCGGTCAGCGTTCGCCGGTCGGCATTCCATCGACCGTTTCACGCATGCGGGTCAGGCACCTCCCCCGCCGACCCGGCGAAGGGAGGAGCCAGATGCGCGCGTTCGTCGTGGCCGCCGTCACCGCGGTGGCGTTGATCTCGGGCCCGGTGTGGGCCCTGTCGCCCGTCACGTTCGAGGCGAGCCCCAATCCCGCCATCATCGGACAGCGAGTGGCGTTCACGGTTTCGGTGCAGGGCACCGGGGCAGCCCGGGAGCAGATCTGGGTGGCGGCCAGAGCCCTGGACAAGCCGACCCTGGGTGATCTACCGGCGGGGTCATGGTCCTACGAGTGCTGCCCCGCCGAGACCGGGTACGGCCCGGCCTGGCACTACCGGTCCTTCTCGACGGTCTTCCCGGGCACGCACTCGTTCGATGCAGTCGCCCGTCAGCCGGGTGTGTACTCGAACACCGCCGCGTTCGGTCCCTATCGAGCCTCGCTCTCGCTCCGGATCCTGTGAGGGTGAGCGTCTCGAGCGTGTGGGTCATGGTGCGGTACCGGAGGAGGGTCGTGGCGGAGTCGGCTGCTAGATTGCCGAAGCGTGGGCTTCCTTCGTCGCCACCCGGTCATCACGGCGCTCGGGGTGCTGCTGGTCCTGGTCCTGGGGGTGCTGTTCGCGACCGCTGTGGCCGTGTGGCAGGCGGCGCACACCGACGACGCCCGCAGGATCGACCACGCCGACGTGATCCTGGTGCTGGGGGCGGCGCAGTACTCGGGGCGTCCCTCACCCGTGTTCGCGGGGCGGCTGGAGCAGGCCAAGCTCCTGTTCGAGCAGGGCCGGGCCGGAGCCATCGTGGTGCTGGGCGGCAAGCGGCCCGGCGACATCACCACCGAGGCCCAGGCCGGCCGCGACTACCTGGTCGCGGAGGGTCTTCCCTCGGCGGATGTGTTCGCGGAACCCAGGGGGAACACCACCTTCGAGAGCCTGGAGGCCGCGGCGGGGTTCATGCGAGGGATGGACCTGCATTCGGCGTTCCTCGTGTCCGACCCGTGGCACAACCTCCGGATCAAGCGAATGGCCGGCGACCTGGGGATCCAGGCGTACGCGTCCGCCACGTGGCACTCGGCCGCGCGGAGCACCGCCACCCGCCTGGCCGGGTACGTCCGGGAGACGTTCGCATACCTGTACTACCGCGTGTTCGGTCGTTGAGGACGTTGAAGCGGCCGGATGGCGTGGCACCGCAGCGGGCTCACGTGACGACGAGCGTGCCCTTCATGCCGAGGCTCACGTGGAACCGGCAGAAGAACGTGTACGTCCCCGGCGGGAGGTCGATCTTCACCTGGGAGGTCTGCCCGTGATCGTTCACCACGTTGATGTTCGAGCCCTTGATGGTGAAGGTGTGGGGGGTCGTCCCGTTCAGGTTCTGAACGGTGATCGTGGAACCGCTCTTGACCTTGATCTTGGTCGGGTCGAACTGGAAGTTGTTCTGCGTGACGGAGAGCGCGCTCGTCCCGGTCGCGCCGGTGGCACCGGACGTCCCGGTGGCGCCCGAGGTGCCGGTGGGACCGGTGCCACCTCCACCGGCCGGCCCCCCCGGTGTGGTGGCCAGGCCACCGGGCGCGGCCGGAGAGGCCGTGGTCGTGCCACCGCCCCCACACGCAGTGCCCGCGAGCATCAGGGCCATGGCGCCTCCCACGGTGGCCCGTCTCCACCCAGCCGTCATCGCAGCTCCTTTCGCTCGTCCGGACCGACGCATGTACTTCGGCCCGGGGCGCGGAGTCGGTCCCGTCACCGGCGGTGTCGCGCGTCTCGGATGCTAGTGTGACCGGCGTGCCCACCCCGCGCGAGCGGATCGAGGACGTGGAGCGGGCGACCCTGTCCGCGCGAGCGACGCTGTCCTCCGCCACCAAGGGCCGGGAGCGCCCCGAGGAACCGCACGCCATGCGGACGGCGTTCCAGCGCGACCGGGACCGGATCGTCCACTCCAAGGCGTTCCGCCGCCTCAAGCACAAGACCCAGGTGTTCCTGGCGCCGGAGGGCGACCACTACCGGGTCCGGCTCACCCACACCCTCGAGGTCGCCCAGATCGCCCGGACCGCGGCCCGGGCCCTCCAGCTGAACGAGGACCTCACCGAGGCCATCGCGCTCGGCCACGACCTCGGCCACACCCCGTTCGGCCACCTCGGCGAGGAGGCCCTGTCCCCGTTCCTGGGCCGGCCCTTCCGCCACAACGAGCAGAGCCTCCGGGTGATCGACTACCTCGAGAAGGACGGCCGGGGGCTGAACCTGACCTGGGAGGTCCGCGACGGCATCGTGAACCACACCTGGTCCATGCCCCAGCCCTCCACGCTGGAGGCCCAGATCGTCCGCTTCGCCGATCGGATCGCCTACGTCAACCACGACATCGACGACGCCATCCGCGCGGGCGTGCTCGACCCCGGCGAGCTTCCGCCCGGCCCCGTCGCCGTGCTGGGCCGGACCCACGGCGACCGCATCGACACGCTGGTGACCGACCTCGTGAACTCCAGCGAGGACCAGGCGGAGGTCGGGCTCTCGGACGCCACCGCGCTGGCCCTCGATGAGCTCCGCGACTTCCTGTTCGGGCACGTCTACCTTCGGGACGACGCTCGCATCGAGCAAGAGAAGGCCATCGCGCTGGTGCGCACCCTGTTCGCGCACTTCCTGGACCACCCCGAACAGGTCCCGCCGGAGTACGATCACGCTCCGGGAGACACGCCGACCCGCGTGGCCGACTACATCGCCGGCATGACGGACCGGTACGCTCTACGGATCTACGAACAGCTCTTCCTTCCCCAGGGCTGGCTGCTGTAACGGCCCCTGCTCCGCGAAGTCGAAGTCGGAGTCGGACGAGGACGAGGACGTGGCGGGAAGGATCAGGCAGGACGACATCGAGGCGGTCCGGGACCGGACCGACATCGTCAAGGTCGTCTCCCAGTACCTGACGCTCCGGAAGGCCGGGCACGACTCGCTGGTCGGGCTGTGCCCCTTCCACACCGAGAAGACGCCCTCGTTCTCGGTGTCGCCCACCAAGCAGGTCTACTACTGCTTCGGTTGCCAGGCCGGCGGCGACGCGGTGCGGTTCCTGCGCGACGTCGAGAACCTCACCTTCGCCGAGGTCATCGAGCGCCTGGCCCGCGACGCCGGGATCACCCTGCGCTACGAGGCCGAGTCGCCGGGCGAGCGCCGCGCCCAGTCCAGGCGCCAGTCGCTGCACCGGGCAAACGCGGAGGCCTCCGAGCTGTACCACCGCACGCTCCTGGACGGCCCCGAGGCGTCGGAGGCCCGCGCGTACCTTGCCGGCCGGGGGTTCGACCAGGAGGCGGTGGTCCAGTTCCAGATCGGCTACGCGCCCGGCTATCCGGACTTCCTGCTGCGGCGGCTGTCGCCGCGGTTCGGCTCGGACACGCTGGTCGAGGCGGGGCTGGCCCTGAAGGACGGGTCCGGCGCGGTGCGAGACCGGTTCCGGGGCCGGATCACGTTCCCCGTCCACGACCTGTCCGGGCAGGCCGTGGGGATCGGGGCCCGCCTGGTGGCGAGCGTCGAGGGCCAGCCCAAGTACCTGAACTCGCCCGAGACGCCCGTCTACCGCAAGGGCAAGGTCCTGTACAACCTGAACCGGGCCAAGGCCGCCGTGACCAGATCGGGCCAGGCCGTCGTGGTCGAGGGGTACACGGACGTGATCGCGCTGGCCCGGGCGGGGGTGGAGACGGCGGTGGCCACGTGCGGCACCGCGCTCGGCGAGGAACACTTCCATCTGCTGTCGCGGTTCGCCCAGCGCGTGGTGCTGGCGTTCGACTCCGACGAGGCCGGCGCCCGGGCCGCCATGCGCGCCTACCAGTTCCATGAGACCTATCCGCTGGAGACCCGGGTCCTGGTGCTGCCGGAGGGCCTCGACCCGGCCGACTTCGTGCGAACGAAGGGCGGGGAGGCGTTCCTGGAGCTGGCCGGGGACGCCATCCCCCTGGTCGAGTACATGCTGGACCGGAGCCTGTCGGGCCACGACCTCCGTTCGGTGGAGGGCCGGGCCCGGGGCGTCCGGGCGGGCCTGCCATTCGTGGCCGGCCTGACGGACCCCGTCCGGCGGGAGGAGTACGCCCACCTCCTGGCCGACCGGGCCGGGGTCAGCTCGTCGGCGGTCATGCTCGAGCTGAAGCAGTCGGACGGCGGGCGGGCCGATGCCGGCCCCATGGCCGGACCCGGCGCCGCGACCCGAACGGACCCGGACGCGCCGGCCGCGGCCCGCGTCTCGCCGCAGGACCGGGTGGAGCGCCAGATGCTCCGGATGCTGGCCCAGAGCGAGGAGGTCTTCGAGGCCGTCGCGGGCGAAGTCTCCGATGAACACTTCGAGCGGGCCCAGCACCGCCGCCTGTTCGAGCTCCTGGTCAAGGGCCGCGGCGACGTGCGGTCGCTGGTGGCGGAGCTCGACGACGAGCGCCTGTCGGCGGCCCTCGCCGCGCTCGCCACCGGTCCGGTGGAGGGCGAGCTCACCGCGTCGCATGCGCGACGGCTGGCCCTGGGCCTCCAGGAGAACCTGCTGAAGCGGCGCATCGCCGAGATCCGCACGCGGCTCCAGCGCCTCAACCCGCTCACCAGCCCGGAGTACGAGGCGTTGTTCGAGGAGCTCATCGCCCGGGAAGAGGAGCGGCGCAAGGTCCACGACCAGGCCGAGGGGGCCTGACCCCGAACCTCCCGCCCAAAGGGGTCGTTCGCGTTCTCGTTTCGTACACTCTGGACACCCCAGCCCCCGCACACGAGGAACAGCCAGATGAGCGAAGTGGCCACAGACCTCGGTCTGGAGGAAGCCAAGGAAGCGATCGCGGCTCGCGGCCGTGAGCGTGGCTTCGTCACCTCAGAGGACCTATTGGAAGGTCTGCCGGTCGACGACCTGACGCCCGAGCAGGTCGAGGACTTCCTGACCCAGGTCGAGGAGCACCTTCGCAGCGAGGGCATCGAGGTCATCGAGGTCCCCGGCGACGACCTGACTGAGGACCTGAAGGCGGTGGTGAGAGAGGACGACGTCCTCAAGGCCCCCACCAACGACCCCGTCCGCATGTACCTCAAGGAGATCGGCAAGGTCCCGCTGCTGAATGCCGCTCAGGAGGTCGATCTGGCCAGGCGGATCGAGGCGGGGGAGTTCTCCACCGAGCTGCTCCCGGTGTTCGACAACGGGTCCAAGGTCGACCAGAAGAGGCTCCGCCGGGTGGTGGAGGCCGTGGTCGACATCCGGGAGCACCAGGAGGAGAAGTTCGGCAAGGTGGAGGGGATCGGGCGGGAGCGGGTCATCCGCACCTGGCGGTCCCGCAACCGCGAGCAGCTGGTGGACTTCCTCCGGAAGGTGGAGCGGGACGGCCAGCTCGCCAAGAAGAAGCTCATCGAGGCGAACCTCCGGCTGGTGGTCTCCATCGCCAAGCGCTACGTGGGACGGGGAATGCTGTTCCTGGACCTGATCCAGGAGGGCAACCTCGGCCTGATCCGGGCGGTCGAGAAGTTCGACTACTCGAAGGGCTACAAGTTCTCCACCTACGCCACGTGGTGGATCCGCCAGGCCATCACCCGAGCCATCGCCGACCAGGCCCGCACCATCCGGATCCCCGTGCACATGGTGGAGACCATCAACAAGCTGGTGCGGGTGCAGCGCCAGCTGTTGCAGGACCTCGGCCGCGAGCCCCTGCCCGAGGAGATCGGCAAGCAGATGGGGATTCCGGCGGACAAGGTCCGGGAGATCCTGAAGGTGTCCCAGGAGCCCGTGTCGCTGGAGACGCCCATCGGTGAGGAGGAGGACTCCCACCTCGGCGACTTCATCGAGGACTCCGACGCCGTGGTGCCGATCGACGCCGCCTCGTTCATCCTGCTCCAGGAACAGCTGGAGTCGGTGCTGCACACGCTGTCCGAGCGGGAGAAGAAGGTCATCCAGCTGCGGTTCGGACTGCTGGACGGCCATCCCCGGACCCTGGAGGAAGTGGGCCGGGAGTTCGGGGTGACCCGGGAGCGGATCCGGCAGATCGAGTCGAAGACGCTGTCGAAGCTCCGCCACCCCAGCCGGTCGCAGAAGCTCCGCGACTACCTGGAGTAGGCCGGCCGCGGAACCGCAGGAACCGCGGAACCGCGGGTCCGCACGGTCTACGCGGACGGACCCCTCGCCCCGAACGAGCCCTCCGCCATGAACTGCCCGTCCTCCTCATCGGAGCCCAGCCGCCCTCGGACGCTGGATCCGACTCGCTGGACGCCGTGCTGGACCATCCCCAGGCCCTTGCGGCCCGCGGTCTCGGCGATCTCCTTGCCGCGCCCGGCGGCCTGCTGCACGGCGGGATTCCCGCTCACGCGCCTCCACCACGTCACGATCTGCTGGTAGCGCTCCCGCCCGGCGCGGGCCCCCAGCACGTAGCCGACCCCGAATCCCACGATCAGCCCTCGCCTGAATCCAGCCATGACCGGTCCCTCCTCGCGTCGTCTCATGAAGTCTCATTGCCGCCAGGGGGTCGTGGCAAACCAGGCGGTCCGCGTGCCGGCGAAACGGCGGCCTCAGGAGACCCGGACGGCGGCGGGCGGGGAGTAGCCGCCCGCCTTCCCGTTGGCGGTGTTGCGGACCCGGGCCCGGAACCGGTACGTCCCGGCACCGGCATCGGGAGTGAACGGCCCGCCGGTGGCGGTCTGTCCGGTCAGCCAGCTCGTCCACGTCGTCGACCCCGGGCGCATCACCTGCACGTCGGACGCGAACCCTGCCGGGAGCGCGGCGGAGGCCCATGTCACGGCGAATGCGGTGCTCGTGGTTCCCTTGGCGGGAGACACGACGATGGGGACCTTCACCGATCCGGAGAAGTGGCTCACCGAGTCCCGGTACGGGTAGGTCCCCGCTCCCAGGAACGTGAACGAGAACGAGCCGCCTGCGGTGTGCGTTCCCGAGTCGAACAGGCCCATGCCGGTCGGATCGGTCACGCTGTGCGGGCCCGAGCCGGTGAAGTTCCACAGGACCGCCTGGCCCTGCTTCACCGTGACCGGCGTCGGCGTGAACGCGGCGTCCGAGACGGTGACGGTGGCGCCGGGGACGGGCCCGGCGGCCGCCTGCCCCGAGTTGGGGTCTACCTCGAGCGAGGAGGCGTCCACGGCCTCGAAGTCGGACGCGGGGATGGTCTTCAGCTCGTCGAGCATCGCCGTGGGCCATCCGTGCTCCGCCGTTCCCTGGAAGAACCACGACGACCCGTTGTCCGCCAGGATCAGGCCGTAGGTCTTCATGGCCTGGAGGATGGCCTGGGTGTCCGGCCGGAACCCCGAGATGTCCACGTTCGCCTTCAGGCGGAACCGCGCGCCCATGGGCGGGAGGTTGGGGTCGCTCCGGCATCCTGCCTGGTGGCGGGCCGGCCAGACGTAGCTGGTGTCCGTGCAGGACGCCGTCACGCGGATGGCGTGGTCGACCAGACCGGCGTTCACCTCGTCCAGGCGGACCAGCCCGGCGAAGATGGGAAGCCCGGCCGCGTCCGCCGACGTCCACCCCGCCGGCCGCAGGGCGTCGGAGGCGAGGTTCCAGATGGCGCCGGAGCCGGCCGTCGACCCCGACGACTTGTACGTGGCGTCGAACAGCTCGTACAGCGTGCAGCTGTCCTTGTCCACCATGATCGCGTGCCGGTCGGAGCCGGCCTCGATGGTGATGTCCGGGCCGAACGGATACGGGCCGGGGTCGCTCTCGCTCGCGTACAGGAACTTGACGGAGACCTTCTGGTGGGTGCCGTCGACCACGTTGTAGGGAATCCCGTACGGCGGTCCCGTGTCCGTGTCGTCGGAGGGACCGAAGTCGGGATGGATGTGGACCGACCCGCCGCCCATCGAATCGATCCACGCCGACGAGTGCGCGTCGACCGGAAGCTTGGAGATGTCGGCGTGCCAGATGCTGTCCGAGGGGAACACGGAGCAGGTGGTCCCGGGCGGCGGGGTGTCCGGCCGTTCTGGCGTGCCGACGGGCGCCGGGGCGGGCGGGGCCATGGCCAGGCAGCCGGTCAGCACGGCGAGGAGCGAGACGCAAAGGACGGGCCGGCGCATCGAGGTGAAAGGTATCGGCATTCGGGCTGGTCCGCCTTGAAGGCGGGGGCGCGGGAGCCCGCTGCTACACTGACGAGCCGGCCCATTCCGGGGTAGCTCAACCGGCAGAGCGGCGGCCTGTTAAGCCGAAGGTTGCGAGTTCGAGTCTCGCCCCCGGAGCCCTGTGGCACCACCAGGACGATCGCCCTGCCGTGGGCGACGGAAGGAGTGATCCCCATGCCGACCGCCACGTTCGTCACGTCCCTGGGCACGTTCAAGGCCCGCCTGATGCCCGACCACGCCCCCAAGACCGTCGCCAACTTCGTCGAGCTGGCCACGGGCGCTCGCGAGTGGACCGATCCGCGGGACCGGCAGCGCATGGGCGACCGCCTGTACGACGGCACGGTGTTCCACCGCGTCATCTCCGGCTTCATGATCCAGGGCGGGGACCCCGCCGGGACGGGGACCGGGGGGCCCGGCTACAACTTCGAGGACGAGGTCCCGCCGGGGGCGCCGTCGTTCGACCGCCCCGGCCTGCTGGCCATGGCGAACGCGGGTCCGAACACGAACGGGTCGCAGTTCTTCGTCACGGTCGGCGCCACCCCCTGGCTCACCGGCAAGCACACCATCTTCGGTGAGGTCACCGAGGGCTACGACGTCGTGCAGGCCATCGCGAGCACCGACACCGACTCCCGGGACCGGCCCGCCACGCCGGTGGTCCTGGAACGCGTCGAGATCGAGGAGTAACTGCCAGGAAGCGGGCGCCCGCGAGCCGAGCCCCGGCCGGCGGTACAGTGACACCCGCCCGGGGGCGGTAGCTCAGTTGGTCAGAGCAGCGGACTCATAATCCGCCGGTCGATGGTTCGAGTCCATCCCGCCCCACCGGAGAAATAGCAGGTCACGGGCACAGGCACGGCCGGAGAAGGTCTCGCTTATCTGGCAGCTCCAGCCTAATGACAGCCAAACTGACAGCCTATCCCTTCCGATCACCCCAGGAGATCCTGGACTCGGCCGGTCGCCTCCCTCTGAAGCTCTGATGCGACATGTGTGTAGACCTCCATCGTGAGCCTGATCTGACTGTGTCCGAGAATCTCCATGGCCACCCTCGGGTGTACACCCTGAGCTGCAAGCAGGGACCCGCACGTGTGGCGCAAGTCGTGGAACCTTCTTCTGTCGAGTCCCGCCTTCTTGCAGGTCTCGTGGAAGTGTCGCGTCAGATTCCTTGGTTCGAGAGGCGTACCGACCTCGCTCGGAAAGACGAGCCCATGATCCCGCCAGCCGTCGCCCCTTCTCAAGCGCTCCGCAGCTTGCCGAGTTCGATGCGCCTGCAAGGTGGCCACGAGAGCCGGAGGCAGAGCAATGGTGCGCGCGGCGTTCTTTGACTTCGGTGGTGTGTAGACAAGCCGCCCATTCAAACGTTGCAGCGACCGCCGGACACGAAGAGTGCCGGCGTCGAGGTCGATGTCTTCCCACGAGAGACCAAGTGCCTCCCCAGCCCGAAGCCCAACTGCTAACGCGACGGCATACAAGGCAGAAAGACGATGACCATCGACCGCCTTCAACAATTCCTTCGCTTCTTCGACCGTGAGCGGCCGGACCTCGAACCGGGGGACCGGCGGGGGCTTTACCAGCCCTGCGACGTTCCTACCGATGAGTCCGAGCTGCTCGGCCTTCTGAAGAGCCGACCGTAGGACGGCGTGTACGTATTGGACTCCCCTCGGTGAGAGTCCGGCTTGGTGGAGATCCTTGAGCAGGTGGTCGACGTGGACAGGGCCGAGGCGCGACAGCCGCACCCGCCCGATCGCATGTTGGATATGTCGGACCTTCTGCTTGTAGCTCACAGCAGTGGACTCACGAACGCGCAGGGCGACCTCTTCCGTCAACCACCAATCCAGGTAAGCGCCCAGTGTCCGTCTCTCATCGAGGACGAGTCTCCCTTCGGCAGCGGCCTGCTGGGCGAGCCGGAGCTTGTGGGCGACCTCCGCCCGGGTTCTTCCATACACCGCCTTTCGGTGTCGGCGGCCGGCGTCCCATCCGAGATCGAGTTGGGCACACCAGCGACCATCCGTCCTCCTGAAAATGGATCCTTCACCCTGCCCTCGCCTACTCACGGACCTCTTCCCCCCTTCCGAAGCTCATTGACACCGATTCAAGCGAGAAACCCCTAGACGAATGGCACCGAGACGGGAAGGTCGATCTCTCACGTGTTACTCCGCGTGCTCGCTGTCGGACTGGGCTCTGCCCTTCTCCCACGGTCCTTCTCCCGAAACCGCCTAGACGCTGCCCGTCGCGAGGCCCTTCTCTCACCGCAGCTAGGCCTGTTGCAGTAATTCTTGCGGTCCTTCCTCGGCCGGGCCGGCGGGATATAAACGCGGCGGCAGGCGTCGCAAATAGCCAACCCATCTACCCTGGCGACCGCGAGGATCGCATTCATGATGATTCCCCCGAACAGTGAGTTCGGCCGCATGCTGAGCTCCGGGGACCCTTCGGCCCACCAGAAGTAGGGGCGGAGGCCAGCCATTTGTACCCACCCGTCAAGAATCATTGACAAGTTTGCCCTCACGAATGCCAGGCTGCTCTTCGTCACGGGCTGGCCCTCCCACGGATCGTCTCCAAACAGCGTCCGCCAGTCATCTGGGTCCCCATGAGTAGCGTTGCCGAGACCCGAGGCCTGGAGCCGAGATGCGATCTTCAAGACGCTTGTGATGCGCCGCGCAATGTCGCGCCACCTGTCCGATGACTCACGCGGACGCTCGAGGTTCTGACCCCAAGGATGACACGTGGATCCCATTGCCCGCCCGGAGTTCACTGCCGGAATCCGGCTCACTCCAAGGGCTTGGATGGCGAGGCCCGGAACAGACGCTCCCGCGAAGGAATGGGTGTAGGGAAGACTGTGTCGGCAGAGCCCTAAGACGCCTCGTCTTGAGGCGAACGCCCGGATCTGTTCGGTTGACCCGTCGGCAAGGGCTAGGAATTCATCCATCCACGGCCCATCGAGGTCAGCGACCGCAATCTGGAAAGCCTTGGTCACGTCAATGGGTGGTGGGGGTTGCCAGAAGAGACTCCGCCCTACGGTCTTGACCGTCTCCGGGATCGGCCAAGGCTGAAGTTCCACCGGGCGCTCGAGCCCTGCGCCGAAGGGCCCCGTGAACCCCGATAGGTCCCACGTTTGGGCGAGCTCACTCCGCACGTTCGTAATTCATAGATAATACTTCAAGCTGTTCTCCTAGTGCTGGTACCGGTCCATCCTGTCCGTGTGGACGGGTTGAGCGAGTCAGGCACCGGTTCACCTCACCGCCTGCTGCTTCGAGTGCCCGAAGCAGCGATCGCACTCGGCATTTCACGGTCCTTCGCCTACGAGCTGATCGCGAGAGGCGAGATCGAGTCCGTGCGTATCGGGAAGGCGAGGCGAGTTCCCGTCACGTCTCTCCGCGAATACGTCGCCCGCCTTCAGCAGGGGGAGATCTGATGCTCGGCAGGCAGAGAGGACGCTATCGCCTACACGACGGAGTTCAACCGGAAGACCTCGATACACAGGGGGCGGAAGTCGGAACGCCCTGGTCAGCCACGTACTATCCCGACGC contains:
- the rpoD gene encoding RNA polymerase sigma factor RpoD encodes the protein MSEVATDLGLEEAKEAIAARGRERGFVTSEDLLEGLPVDDLTPEQVEDFLTQVEEHLRSEGIEVIEVPGDDLTEDLKAVVREDDVLKAPTNDPVRMYLKEIGKVPLLNAAQEVDLARRIEAGEFSTELLPVFDNGSKVDQKRLRRVVEAVVDIREHQEEKFGKVEGIGRERVIRTWRSRNREQLVDFLRKVERDGQLAKKKLIEANLRLVVSIAKRYVGRGMLFLDLIQEGNLGLIRAVEKFDYSKGYKFSTYATWWIRQAITRAIADQARTIRIPVHMVETINKLVRVQRQLLQDLGREPLPEEIGKQMGIPADKVREILKVSQEPVSLETPIGEEEDSHLGDFIEDSDAVVPIDAASFILLQEQLESVLHTLSEREKKVIQLRFGLLDGHPRTLEEVGREFGVTRERIRQIESKTLSKLRHPSRSQKLRDYLE
- a CDS encoding YtxH domain-containing protein; this translates as MAGFRRGLIVGFGVGYVLGARAGRERYQQIVTWWRRVSGNPAVQQAAGRGKEIAETAGRKGLGMVQHGVQRVGSSVRGRLGSDEEDGQFMAEGSFGARGPSA
- the dnaG gene encoding DNA primase, with amino-acid sequence MAGRIRQDDIEAVRDRTDIVKVVSQYLTLRKAGHDSLVGLCPFHTEKTPSFSVSPTKQVYYCFGCQAGGDAVRFLRDVENLTFAEVIERLARDAGITLRYEAESPGERRAQSRRQSLHRANAEASELYHRTLLDGPEASEARAYLAGRGFDQEAVVQFQIGYAPGYPDFLLRRLSPRFGSDTLVEAGLALKDGSGAVRDRFRGRITFPVHDLSGQAVGIGARLVASVEGQPKYLNSPETPVYRKGKVLYNLNRAKAAVTRSGQAVVVEGYTDVIALARAGVETAVATCGTALGEEHFHLLSRFAQRVVLAFDSDEAGARAAMRAYQFHETYPLETRVLVLPEGLDPADFVRTKGGEAFLELAGDAIPLVEYMLDRSLSGHDLRSVEGRARGVRAGLPFVAGLTDPVRREEYAHLLADRAGVSSSAVMLELKQSDGGRADAGPMAGPGAATRTDPDAPAAARVSPQDRVERQMLRMLAQSEEVFEAVAGEVSDEHFERAQHRRLFELLVKGRGDVRSLVAELDDERLSAALAALATGPVEGELTASHARRLALGLQENLLKRRIAEIRTRLQRLNPLTSPEYEALFEELIAREEERRKVHDQAEGA
- a CDS encoding peptidylprolyl isomerase, which translates into the protein MPTATFVTSLGTFKARLMPDHAPKTVANFVELATGAREWTDPRDRQRMGDRLYDGTVFHRVISGFMIQGGDPAGTGTGGPGYNFEDEVPPGAPSFDRPGLLAMANAGPNTNGSQFFVTVGATPWLTGKHTIFGEVTEGYDVVQAIASTDTDSRDRPATPVVLERVEIEE
- a CDS encoding cupredoxin domain-containing protein, whose protein sequence is MTAGWRRATVGGAMALMLAGTACGGGGTTTASPAAPGGLATTPGGPAGGGGTGPTGTSGATGTSGATGATGTSALSVTQNNFQFDPTKIKVKSGSTITVQNLNGTTPHTFTIKGSNINVVNDHGQTSQVKIDLPPGTYTFFCRFHVSLGMKGTLVVT
- a CDS encoding M15 family metallopeptidase; protein product: MHVRFGRKGGRFLPLGVAVLLALPALTGWHYAKQGWRDHHIGYPPVPSGYTQIVNTFGQPCNSNAHAVWMAVTLADTGVTKTVWFHKKLGGMATEMLSGKGGSSTNLDNDVFGHIKNNHLTQYVKTDVGSYACRTMSGSSAWSTHAWGIAIDVSWQYEPNHQCYSTTNYNFSSIFQSHGWTWGLAWCDPMHFQYATNY
- a CDS encoding YdcF family protein, whose amino-acid sequence is MGFLRRHPVITALGVLLVLVLGVLFATAVAVWQAAHTDDARRIDHADVILVLGAAQYSGRPSPVFAGRLEQAKLLFEQGRAGAIVVLGGKRPGDITTEAQAGRDYLVAEGLPSADVFAEPRGNTTFESLEAAAGFMRGMDLHSAFLVSDPWHNLRIKRMAGDLGIQAYASATWHSAARSTATRLAGYVRETFAYLYYRVFGR
- a CDS encoding deoxyguanosinetriphosphate triphosphohydrolase yields the protein MPTPRERIEDVERATLSARATLSSATKGRERPEEPHAMRTAFQRDRDRIVHSKAFRRLKHKTQVFLAPEGDHYRVRLTHTLEVAQIARTAARALQLNEDLTEAIALGHDLGHTPFGHLGEEALSPFLGRPFRHNEQSLRVIDYLEKDGRGLNLTWEVRDGIVNHTWSMPQPSTLEAQIVRFADRIAYVNHDIDDAIRAGVLDPGELPPGPVAVLGRTHGDRIDTLVTDLVNSSEDQAEVGLSDATALALDELRDFLFGHVYLRDDARIEQEKAIALVRTLFAHFLDHPEQVPPEYDHAPGDTPTRVADYIAGMTDRYALRIYEQLFLPQGWLL